In one window of Chryseobacterium viscerum DNA:
- a CDS encoding bestrophin family protein, translating to MITTKYVNYKQVLNLAGVHLILISIWCTLIAVFFYFFNWHWMTIPWVPVALIGTAEAFLVGFKNNQAYDRLWEARKIWGGIVNSSRSFASMVYAFDTKNEEIGVFDLEDRKRRIVYRHIAWLYTFREQLLVPTEWEHISTENNKFGNINLRRNRLIKAGFPDYGRAPIFLHKYLSEEEYELKNDYKNFATYLVSQQAKDINELKNMGAITEFNQTQLQNALNEFYNFQGQAERIKKFPSPRQFASTAFVFNILFIMLLPLGLVNEFAKLGDWGIWTSIPFCIIIGWIYIIMELVGDYSENPFAGLMFDVPMLSICRTIEIDLLQMSGETDLPDPISSKNGVLV from the coding sequence ATGATCACAACCAAATACGTCAATTATAAACAGGTTCTCAATCTTGCCGGTGTGCATCTTATCCTCATCTCTATCTGGTGTACATTGATTGCTGTTTTCTTTTATTTCTTCAACTGGCACTGGATGACGATTCCCTGGGTTCCTGTTGCACTGATTGGTACAGCAGAAGCGTTCCTTGTGGGTTTTAAAAATAACCAGGCGTATGACAGACTTTGGGAAGCCAGAAAAATCTGGGGTGGCATTGTGAATTCCAGCCGTTCGTTTGCATCTATGGTGTATGCCTTTGATACCAAAAATGAAGAAATTGGTGTTTTTGATCTTGAAGACCGTAAAAGAAGAATCGTTTATCGTCATATTGCGTGGCTATACACTTTCCGTGAACAGCTTCTGGTTCCTACAGAATGGGAGCATATCAGTACGGAAAATAATAAATTCGGGAATATTAACCTGAGAAGAAACAGATTGATTAAAGCCGGGTTTCCGGATTACGGAAGAGCCCCTATTTTCCTCCACAAATATCTTTCGGAGGAAGAATATGAACTTAAAAATGATTATAAAAATTTTGCCACTTACCTGGTATCTCAACAGGCAAAAGACATCAATGAGCTGAAAAATATGGGAGCCATTACAGAATTCAACCAGACTCAGCTGCAGAACGCCTTGAATGAATTCTATAATTTTCAGGGACAGGCAGAAAGAATCAAAAAATTCCCTTCCCCAAGACAGTTTGCCAGTACAGCCTTTGTTTTTAACATCCTGTTTATCATGCTTCTTCCTCTGGGATTAGTCAATGAGTTTGCAAAACTTGGCGATTGGGGAATCTGGACTTCTATTCCATTCTGTATCATCATCGGATGGATCTACATTATCATGGAACTGGTGGGAGATTATTCTGAAAACCCTTTTGCAGGATTAATGTTTGATGTTCCTATGCTTTCTATCTGCCGAACAATTGAAATTGATCTTCTTCAGATGAGCGGAGAAACAGACCTTCCTGATCCTATTTCTTCTAAAAATGGTGTATTGGTATAA
- a CDS encoding serine hydrolase domain-containing protein, protein MRSKQVLQVLTMLCLTLFCPKVNSQVAFNKELPKEFTDQFTKEITDSIPSLGSFMVSQNNKIIYEHYFHGANKETIFSVKSVTKSIVSVLAGIAQDKNILPNLNTPVLKILPEYNVSRSRFKNISNIEGKVTHDSIRNTLTLKNLLTMQGGFDWVENSKISTAMSFSGDPVKFVLDLPFEEYPGTVFNYNSGESHLFGAALAKIVKTNLKQFAAENLFRPLKMNIPRWDTDSMDRNFAASELFMKPEDLLKFGIMILNNGKFSGKQIVSSKWIQESTAEHVKLDYWDVMPDANGYGYYWWRRKTNGHQAFVATGYGGQLICVIPDLKMVIVTTCFLNDKNKGRTEIKKLHYFIDKMTKGDL, encoded by the coding sequence ATGAGATCCAAGCAAGTACTGCAGGTTTTGACTATGCTATGTCTTACCTTATTCTGCCCTAAAGTGAATTCACAGGTTGCCTTTAACAAAGAATTACCGAAAGAATTTACAGACCAGTTCACCAAAGAAATCACTGATAGCATTCCTTCTCTGGGATCTTTTATGGTTTCGCAAAACAATAAGATAATTTACGAACACTATTTTCACGGAGCCAATAAAGAAACCATCTTCAGTGTAAAATCTGTTACCAAAAGTATTGTCTCTGTTCTGGCAGGTATTGCACAGGATAAAAACATCCTGCCCAACCTCAACACTCCGGTTTTAAAAATTCTTCCGGAATACAATGTCTCAAGGAGCAGATTTAAAAATATTTCCAACATTGAAGGAAAGGTAACTCATGATTCCATTAGAAATACATTAACATTAAAAAATCTACTGACCATGCAAGGTGGTTTTGACTGGGTTGAAAATTCAAAAATCTCAACAGCGATGTCTTTTTCCGGTGATCCCGTAAAATTTGTACTGGATCTGCCTTTTGAAGAATATCCGGGAACAGTTTTTAATTACAACAGCGGTGAAAGCCATCTTTTTGGGGCTGCTTTGGCAAAAATTGTAAAAACGAATCTGAAACAATTTGCTGCAGAAAATCTTTTTAGACCTTTAAAAATGAATATTCCCCGATGGGATACGGATTCAATGGATAGAAACTTTGCAGCTTCAGAGCTTTTTATGAAACCTGAAGATCTGCTGAAATTCGGTATTATGATTCTGAATAACGGAAAATTTAGCGGCAAACAGATCGTGTCTTCAAAATGGATTCAGGAATCTACAGCAGAGCATGTAAAACTGGATTACTGGGATGTAATGCCGGATGCCAACGGATATGGCTATTACTGGTGGCGAAGGAAGACCAACGGACATCAGGCTTTCGTAGCAACAGGTTATGGCGGCCAGCTCATATGCGTCATTCCAGACTTAAAAATGGTTATTGTGACCACTTGTTTTTTAAATGACAAAAACAAAGGCAGAACCGAGATTAAAAAACTTCATTATTTCATTGATAAAATGACAAAAGGAGATCTATAA
- a CDS encoding Lrp/AsnC family transcriptional regulator, translating into MELDETDKKLLFFLQEDCKQTTKELSGKLGLSVTAVYERVKKLENSGVISKYVALLDKSKVKKNFIVLCHVKLSQHKKEFVLQFEKEVMDLQEVTECFHVSGDYDYILKIGVKDIEDYRSFMLTKLTTLQHIASTHSSFMISEVKNTTAIVL; encoded by the coding sequence ATGGAACTTGACGAAACTGATAAGAAACTCTTGTTTTTTCTACAGGAAGACTGCAAACAAACCACCAAAGAGTTGTCCGGGAAGCTTGGATTATCTGTTACAGCTGTTTATGAGCGAGTGAAAAAGCTTGAAAATTCAGGCGTTATTTCAAAATATGTAGCCTTGCTGGACAAAAGCAAAGTTAAGAAAAATTTTATCGTTCTGTGTCATGTGAAATTAAGCCAGCATAAAAAAGAATTTGTACTTCAGTTTGAAAAGGAGGTGATGGATCTGCAGGAAGTGACAGAGTGTTTCCATGTAAGCGGTGATTATGATTATATCCTTAAGATAGGCGTAAAAGATATTGAAGATTATCGCAGTTTTATGCTGACAAAACTTACGACGCTTCAGCACATCGCAAGCACACACAGCTCATTTATGATTTCTGAAGTAAAAAATACAACGGCGATCGTATTATAG
- a CDS encoding aminotransferase class I/II-fold pyridoxal phosphate-dependent enzyme yields MENFNAANEIQDLQYFGEFGGVNPSISDSSTYTFLSAKTMFDTFEGNAEGCYLYSRHSSPMNLYLAQALAKMENTESANVTASGMGAITSVLMQVCKSGDHIISSRTIYGGTYAFLKNFMPQFNVATSFVDINNFEAVENAITPNTKVIYCESVSNPLLEVADLRKLSEICKKHNLKLIVDNTFSPLSISPTVFGADVVIHSLTKFINGSSDTVGGVYCATQAFIDDTKNVNSGACMLLGPTMDSLRSSSILKNLRTLHIRIKQHSHNAMYLAERFEEDGLMVSYPGLPSHKNHELMKSMIHEEYGYGGLLTLDAGTTEKANELMEMMQAENLGYLAVSLGFYKTLFSCSGKSTSSEIPEEERASIGISDGLIRFSIGLDHDIKRTYHKMKECMLKVGVLNHHENISIS; encoded by the coding sequence ATGGAAAACTTTAACGCAGCCAACGAGATCCAGGATCTTCAGTATTTTGGTGAATTCGGAGGAGTGAATCCTTCTATCTCTGACAGCTCTACCTATACGTTCCTTTCTGCAAAGACTATGTTTGATACTTTTGAAGGAAATGCGGAAGGATGCTACCTGTATTCCAGACATTCATCCCCGATGAACCTTTATCTGGCTCAGGCTCTTGCCAAGATGGAAAACACGGAATCTGCCAACGTTACAGCATCCGGAATGGGAGCTATTACTTCTGTTTTGATGCAGGTATGCAAAAGTGGAGACCATATTATTTCAAGCAGAACCATCTACGGAGGAACTTATGCTTTTCTTAAAAACTTCATGCCTCAGTTTAATGTAGCAACCAGCTTTGTTGACATCAACAATTTTGAGGCTGTAGAAAATGCAATTACTCCCAATACTAAAGTGATCTACTGTGAAAGTGTGAGCAATCCGCTTCTTGAAGTAGCAGACCTTAGAAAACTTTCCGAAATCTGTAAAAAACACAATCTGAAACTGATTGTAGATAACACCTTCTCTCCTCTTTCAATCTCACCGACAGTATTCGGGGCTGATGTTGTAATCCACAGTTTGACGAAATTCATCAACGGAAGCAGTGATACTGTAGGAGGTGTATATTGTGCAACACAGGCATTTATTGATGATACTAAAAATGTAAATTCCGGAGCGTGTATGCTTCTTGGTCCTACTATGGACAGTCTAAGGTCTTCAAGTATCCTAAAGAACCTGAGAACATTGCATATCAGAATAAAACAGCACAGCCATAATGCCATGTATCTTGCCGAAAGATTCGAGGAAGATGGTTTAATGGTATCTTATCCGGGATTGCCATCACACAAGAACCATGAATTAATGAAAAGCATGATTCATGAAGAATACGGATACGGAGGATTACTGACTCTGGATGCAGGCACAACAGAAAAAGCGAACGAACTGATGGAAATGATGCAGGCAGAAAACCTTGGCTACCTTGCAGTAAGCTTAGGGTTCTATAAAACCTTATTCTCATGCTCAGGAAAATCTACTTCATCTGAAATTCCAGAGGAAGAACGTGCTTCCATAGGGATTTCTGACGGATTGATCAGATTCTCCATCGGCCTTGACCACGATATTAAAAGAACTTACCATAAAATGAAGGAGTGTATGCTGAAAGTAGGTGTTCTTAACCACCATGAAAACATTTCTATATCCTAA
- a CDS encoding glycosyltransferase, with protein sequence MKPTISIVVAIYNRKDELFELLTSLTQQTDKDFEIIIVDDGSLIDLKPTIKNFEQGLDIKYFRKDNSGPGLTRNYGAARAANEWLVFVDSDVIVEKDYIEHIKNDILTIPCDAFGGADKAHKGFNLMQKAISYSMTSVFTTGGIRGSKKAVSKFQPRSFNMGVKKAVFEKVGGFSEMRIGEDPDLSMTLWENGFTTAFFDDIAVYHKRRVDFGKFSKQVYQFGCARPILNQRHPNYVKISFAFPTLFMLGYGMGFLEYFIMGRGVILSFYGLYTFLVLFHALLLTKNISIAGMAVISTYIQMFSYGYGFLKSWILLNVLKMKPEEAFPHHYYKK encoded by the coding sequence TTGAAGCCTACTATTTCCATTGTCGTTGCCATTTACAACCGAAAAGATGAACTTTTTGAGCTGCTGACCTCTCTTACCCAGCAGACAGATAAGGATTTCGAGATCATTATCGTAGATGATGGTTCTTTGATTGATCTGAAACCAACCATTAAAAACTTTGAACAGGGTTTAGATATTAAATATTTCAGAAAGGATAACTCAGGGCCCGGATTGACAAGAAATTACGGTGCGGCAAGAGCAGCGAATGAATGGCTGGTATTTGTAGACAGTGATGTTATTGTTGAAAAGGATTATATTGAACATATTAAAAACGATATTCTTACCATTCCTTGTGACGCGTTTGGAGGAGCAGATAAGGCGCATAAAGGGTTTAATCTGATGCAGAAGGCTATTTCTTATTCTATGACTTCTGTTTTTACTACCGGAGGAATAAGGGGAAGTAAGAAAGCTGTTTCTAAATTCCAGCCCAGAAGTTTCAACATGGGTGTGAAAAAAGCTGTTTTTGAAAAAGTAGGTGGATTTTCAGAAATGAGAATAGGTGAGGATCCGGATCTTTCCATGACCCTTTGGGAGAACGGTTTTACTACTGCTTTTTTTGATGATATTGCCGTATATCATAAACGTAGAGTTGATTTTGGAAAATTTTCCAAGCAGGTTTATCAGTTTGGTTGCGCAAGACCAATTCTTAATCAGAGACACCCTAACTATGTGAAGATTTCTTTTGCATTTCCTACTTTATTTATGCTAGGATACGGAATGGGCTTTCTTGAGTATTTTATAATGGGAAGAGGGGTTATCCTTTCTTTTTACGGATTATATACCTTTTTGGTGTTGTTTCACGCTTTATTACTGACTAAAAATATCAGTATTGCTGGTATGGCAGTTATTTCCACTTATATTCAGATGTTTTCTTATGGATATGGTTTTTTAAAATCCTGGATTCTGCTGAATGTTCTAAAAATGAAACCTGAGGAGGCTTTTCCTCATCATTACTATAAGAAGTAA